The region GCGTCTCCAGTCGTGTTGGCGTAGGTATAGGTGAGCTGTGGGATGAGGATGGTCCGCTTGGCTGAGCCCCCCAGGGCGCCGAGGCAGCCCACCGCGCCCTGACCCGTGAAGGCCACCAGGGTGGGCAGCTGCGTGTTAGGCACAATGCTGACGGCAGGTCTGCGCTTCTGAGGTGTGACCATGTAGACAGTGCGACCGCCCACTTGCTCCTTCCTCAGGCAGGTCAGGTTCATTGGCTGCGGCGATTTTATGGCAGGTGGCGCATCCTCTGAGGGTGCAGCATTAGTGGGAGCGGCGAGTTGCTTTGGAAGAGACAGGTCCAAGGGTTCTGCCTGGGACTCTGGCTCCTTGGGGTCCTCTGGCTCGCTTTTGACGATGACCAAGTCGCTGGTGTTTAACGTCGGGGAATCAGACTGGGGTCTACATGCGACTTGCTTGGTGTCCTCCGACTCACTGTTTTGGGATTCAGTCTGTTTGAACTGTGTCTTTTCTTGGCAGCTGTTTGTCCCAGAGTTCATCTTGGCAAACCACTTCTGCACCACACCCACGGGAATACGAACCGAGTCAGAGATCTTTTCCAGCTCCGCTTGGTTGGGGTTGGCGTTGGATGCGAAGTAGGTCTTGAGGAGGTTCAGGAGATCGTCCACAGCCGGCTCCTGCTGCAGCGTCACCCCGGCATCACTCAGCAAGGCGGCGAAGGACGGGTCCAAGGCAGCCGAGTCTACCGCTTCCCCGTTGGCTGCCTTGTGGTGCTGGAGCAGGTGTAGCGCCTCCAGGTGCTCGGGGCATTCATCGCAGAGTGAACAAGTGCTGGACCCGGAGTCGGCTGGAAGCCCCTCAGCTTCTTCCGTCTTGATGGGCATTGCTCggtctgtttttatttccgtGATGAGCACAGATTCTTCAGGCTCATCCTTAACCAGGCTGAGGTCCACTTTGGGAATAGGCAGCTTGTCTGTTTTGGTCGGGATGGGTGCAGCCGGTAGAATGTTGTTTTTGACAATAAGTGGCATAGGTTGGGCAGAGGTGGCGGTAGTGGCAGTGGTGGCAGGCGCGGGTCCGATGCTGTAGTTGATGATGATCTTGGTGGTCCCGTCGTGGTCCACAAAAGCAGGCAGGCTGATGATCTGCTGCTGAGGTTGGTGCAACACAATCCCCGGCTTGCCCTGCACTGCGGTCCCGTTGGTCGTCCCAAGAATTTGCCTCAAAATGTTCCCATCCAGAGCCACTTTTAAAACGTTCTGCAGATCACCCAGGTTGAGGTTAATGGGTGGCACCAGACCCACAGTAGGTAGCACCATAGCTACGCCCTGAGACAGGGGTTGGGCCAGGGGCGCCGCCCCGTTGGGCGCCGGCGTCGCCACCACGGCCGGCTTGCCGGAGTGCTCGGTCGCCTCTGATTTGATTTGCGTGACGGGGAGCTGCTCTTGGAGGGGTTTGCTTTCCACGCGGGCTGCGGTGATGGCGACCCGCGGGACGTCAGCGGCAGTCGGCGGCGACTTGACAGGCTTGCGGGCCAGGCCGTTGGGGGCGCTGGCGACGCTTACGCACTTCTTGCTGCTGATGTGTGAGCTGTATGAGCCTGAGTGGGAGAATCGCTTCTTGCAGTTGGAGCACTCGTATGGTTTCTCGCctggaaaacaaacacacacaaaaatactgtTAAAACAGAACTCCCTGCAAAGTGTCAGGATGACACAAAAGTTCATGTCATGTGATGATCTAGTTGAAGAAGGGAACCAGTCCGTCAGAGACTCAGAGCAAGAACCCTGCTGTTTCTACCAACCTGTTCAGAGGTTAGTATTTGAAAGTCAAAAAATGTGCAAGCGGCAACATTTTCAACCCATCATCAAACCTTTACGGATGATGACAGAACAAGAACCCTATTGAGTTGGAGCGATTTTCACACAAAAGGTACTTTACATTAGCGATAggccggtaaaaaaaaattcaaggccAATAccaatactgattattagtagcaAAGGAGGCCGATATTCATTCTCAgtaaaaagggaaacaaatattggtgtgaaaataaacaaaactacaAATTCCAGTTACCTCATTTtgtccaaaaaacgtataaaaatgttctattttaaatattgccatagtcccaaaaacgtatttatttgtttttttatgggggggtttatgctagagcatacagaaggctttgatgcaacctctgacctgaagaggtcgcttaaagcaatggtaatcattacaaccacaaaaaacggccaacaggtggcagcagagtataagagatcaaccagggccatgttgcaacaagctcttttccccagtgttttcaacagatttgtgaatagtaATATGAtgatttaatgctaattgctgcaaaacagaaacagatgaaatctaatctttcatttggtaggttccatgtttttatagcaatagaactagagctgtcaaacgataaaatttttaatccgattaatcacattttaggattttgattaatcgctgaattaaaagtttttttcaaaaaaaattgcccgccaaatttggaGAACAcccgttatgtgttaattctttcaacattgaatcttatgaggacgtcttcaatattttttaatcaacggCACACtcggcttcagtgaaaacggctgggaTTTAATGAGTTAacttattgaacaacttttcagatttgcaaatttcaattttttttctttttctttaaacaatagacacatttgttttacaattctagca is a window of Vanacampus margaritifer isolate UIUO_Vmar chromosome 2, RoL_Vmar_1.0, whole genome shotgun sequence DNA encoding:
- the LOC144044327 gene encoding zinc finger E-box-binding homeobox 1-like isoform X3: MTTCAVTNLNGGLEASSSDSDDDDKLHIVEDEIPLEADGTAVARRDRRNAKDATDTDNAVLAHNGACNEVKEECVSGEEDEDGDGGEVEAQVVVKKEVEEEEEEEILQNGDTAALYPEAPDDEQSPTEAGGADENGTPETFQLHTCPYCSRGYKRNASLKEHIKYRHETSEDNYRCSHCSYTFTYRSQLERHMSHHRGNKEQRHVQTSGGGGSGGGARKFKCTECFKAFKYKHHLKEHLRIHSGEKPYECSNCKKRFSHSGSYSSHISSKKCVSVASAPNGLARKPVKSPPTAADVPRVAITAARVESKPLQEQLPVTQIKSEATEHSGKPAVVATPAPNGAAPLAQPLSQGVAMVLPTVGLVPPINLNLGDLQNVLKVALDGNILRQILGTTNGTAVQGKPGIVLHQPQQQIISLPAFVDHDGTTKIIINYSIGPAPATTATTATSAQPMPLIVKNNILPAAPIPTKTDKLPIPKVDLSLVKDEPEESVLITEIKTDRAMPIKTEEAEGLPADSGSSTCSLCDECPEHLEALHLLQHHKAANGEAVDSAALDPSFAALLSDAGVTLQQEPAVDDLLNLLKTYFASNANPNQAELEKISDSVRIPVGVVQKWFAKMNSGTNSCQEKTQFKQTESQNSESEDTKQVACRPQSDSPTLNTSDLVIVKSEPEDPKEPESQAEPLDLSLPKQLAAPTNAAPSEDAPPAIKSPQPMNLTCLRKEQVGGRTVYMVTPQKRRPAVSIVPNTQLPTLVAFTGQGAVGCLGALGGSAKRTILIPQLTYTYANTTGDAAKTVVLNGHKTPDPSADAAADTAADAAAEEQKETSPMKKPRLENGAYACDLCNKVFQKGSSLLRHKYEHTGKRPHECPVCKKAFKHKHHLIEHSRLHSGEKPYQCNKCGKRFSHSGSYSQHMNHRYSYCKRDGSDYGLSPDGDAAAIVMGSPDATLDSDVGESEDDEDDEAMCVDDIRVVQIDDGECEVYEGNFDDDEEDDEDNEDNEEDEEKEQEEAKEKNLDVDEFACQVVEVELKHDQTQEPAVEDKVDKAEGDGIRLEQMADCAYKSIRDWSDSEESSDDQAVTDAK